The following are from one region of the Anomaloglossus baeobatrachus isolate aAnoBae1 chromosome 1, aAnoBae1.hap1, whole genome shotgun sequence genome:
- the LOC142245829 gene encoding olfactory receptor 6B9-like, whose translation MQRMNSQGTAAPSPLRCIVFMISFGLIYVATLSGNLIIIIICRFERTLHTPMYFFLSHLAALEMCYISVTLPKMLHGSVTGNSTISFVACLTQLYFFGSLGSTECFLLAIMAYDRFGAICKPLRYHNIMTTKFCTVFVSSCWSSGFISTMSSILFISTLQFCGPNHIQHFFCDITPLLKLSCTNVHQTETLIFLLASVILVGSCLVTLLSYFKILTTIMAITSGTGRRKASSTFASHLTVVTIYYSTMIFVYVRPTTTGASSFNKILSVLYTILTPLLNPFIYTLRNNEAQLALRKTIGLGHSSFFWALCSNNLYCKEWAQFAVIIEHL comes from the exons ATGCAGAGAATGAATAGTCAGGG cacagctgcaccttccccattgaggtgca TTGTTTTTATGATCTCTTTTGGTCTCATTTATGTAGCAACGTTATCTGGAAACCTCATAATTATCATCATCTGCAGGTTTGAAAGAACGCTTCACACGCCAATGTACTTCTTCCTCAGTCATCTCGCTGCTCTGGAAATGTGCTACATTTCTGTCACTTTACCCAAAATGCTTCATGGTTCAGTGACTGGAAACAGCACAATATCATTTGTGGCTTGTCTTACTCAGCTTTATTTTTTTGGATCTCTGGGATCTACTGAATGTTTTCTGCTTGCCATAATGGCCTATGATAGGTTTGGAGCCATATGTAAGCCTTTACGCTATCACAATATCATGACTACAAAGTTTTGTACTGTTTTTGTTAGTTCTTGTTGGTCTTCGGGATTCATATCCACTATGTCTTCTATACTTTTCATTTCCACATTACAGTTTTGTGGCCCTAACCATATCCAGCACTTTTTCTGTGATATCACTCCACTTCTTAAGTTGTCATGTACCAATGTCCATCAAACAGAGACTTTGATTTTTCTCTTAGCCTCGGTAATATTGGTCGGTTCATGCTTGGTTACATTGTTATCTTACTTCAAGATACTTACCACTATAATGGCTATTACTTCAGGGACTGGAAGAAGAAAGGCAAGCTCCACTTTTGCTTcccatctcacagttgtaactattTACTACAGCACAATGATTTTTGTCTATGTTCGCCCAACCACTACTGGGGCTTCTAGCTTTAATAAGATACTATCTGTGCTTTATACTATCCTCACTCCTTTGCTTAATCCTTTTATATATACTTTGAGGAACAATGAAGCTCAATTAGCACTGAGGAAAAC CATAGGCTTAGGCCACAGCAGTTTCTTTTGGGCACTATGCAGCAATAACCTTTActgtaaggagtgggctcagtttgCTGTTATTATTGAACACTTAtga